A single genomic interval of Spirosoma linguale DSM 74 harbors:
- a CDS encoding hypothetical protein (KEGG: hypothetical protein) — MKRTNGLFWGIFLLTLGVLFLARRAGWLDVDWHSLVNLWPVLLILAGVNLILERRGNPAAFITTVMLAVAVPTTLFGFFSHDRDRDGFHMRWNHDNDDEDRSYSDDDDDDSDDDNGNDDSDNEEDYRAERDRRDADRTETHSNTFAEPMSADTREAVLKLSGGAGRFIISDPTTELIKADTKQTVGSYSMSVDRDETTHIPTIELKPTEEKQHIDLKDGNYENRVDVHLNTAPVWSMDVALGAGQGDLDLSAYAVKSLKLGVGAAELDLKLGSKADQSDVKLDVGAASVTVRVPKEVGCRIKKDGALNIEQLDDFTSVGGGEFVSPGYDAAKKKMLIHFDGGISKFKVVRY; from the coding sequence ATGAAACGTACTAACGGATTATTCTGGGGCATATTTCTGCTCACGCTGGGTGTTCTTTTCCTGGCCCGACGGGCAGGCTGGCTCGATGTTGACTGGCACTCACTAGTGAATCTGTGGCCCGTTCTGCTGATTCTGGCCGGTGTCAATCTCATATTGGAACGACGTGGTAACCCGGCCGCTTTCATTACCACCGTTATGCTAGCCGTGGCTGTACCAACAACGCTGTTTGGCTTTTTCTCCCATGACCGGGACCGCGATGGCTTCCATATGCGTTGGAACCATGATAATGATGATGAAGACCGTAGTTATTCGGATGACGATGACGACGATTCGGATGATGACAACGGGAATGACGATAGCGACAACGAAGAGGACTATCGGGCAGAACGCGACCGCCGGGATGCAGATCGTACAGAAACTCATTCCAACACGTTTGCCGAGCCTATGAGTGCTGATACTCGTGAGGCTGTGCTGAAACTGTCGGGTGGCGCGGGCCGGTTTATCATCAGCGACCCAACTACCGAACTGATTAAGGCTGATACAAAACAGACGGTTGGGAGCTACTCCATGTCCGTAGATCGCGATGAGACGACGCATATTCCAACCATTGAGTTGAAACCAACGGAAGAGAAGCAACATATCGACCTGAAAGATGGTAATTACGAGAACCGGGTCGATGTACACTTGAATACAGCACCCGTCTGGAGTATGGATGTTGCGCTGGGGGCAGGTCAGGGCGATCTTGATTTAAGCGCTTATGCGGTTAAAAGTTTGAAACTAGGTGTAGGAGCCGCTGAACTGGATCTCAAACTAGGCTCTAAAGCCGATCAGTCTGACGTAAAACTGGACGTAGGAGCCGCTTCTGTCACTGTCCGGGTTCCCAAAGAAGTGGGGTGTCGTATTAAAAAAGATGGTGCTCTGAACATTGAGCAACTGGACGATTTTACCAGTGTAGGCGGAGGAGAGTTCGTTAGTCCCGGCTATGATGCGGCCAAGAAGAAAATGCTTATCCACTTCGACGGGGGAATATCGAAGTTCAAGGTTGTGCGCTATTAA
- a CDS encoding transcriptional regulator, GntR family (PFAM: regulatory protein GntR HTH~SMART: regulatory protein GntR HTH~KEGG: cvi:CV_3302 transcriptional repressor of the trehalose operon), with translation MLYHIKINDYSNTPKYQQIYNSIVEGIENQDILPGDKLPSIHEVCAEFDVAKGTVERAYELLKEKEIIGAVKGKGFYINYTKTGKNLKIFLLFNKLSAHKKIIYDSFVELLGPGVAIDFFIYNNDFRLFRDLIQRQARNHTHYVIIGHFFEGGDKADELINSLPKHKLVILDKLMEGVSGQYAAVFQNFEKDVYQALTEALPLLKKYTTLNILFPHYTYHPKAILNGFYKFCFEHGFETRVINDINHEVIRPQNAYINLMEEDLVELIKRIKTTPYIVGQEVGILSYNDTPLKEFLLDGITVISTDFAQMGRTAAQLVLNASVEHVENPFHLVIRKSL, from the coding sequence ATGTTGTATCATATAAAAATTAATGATTACTCAAATACGCCAAAGTACCAGCAGATTTACAACTCAATTGTTGAGGGCATTGAGAATCAAGACATTTTGCCCGGCGACAAACTACCGTCTATTCATGAAGTTTGTGCTGAATTTGATGTAGCCAAAGGAACGGTAGAGCGGGCTTATGAACTCTTAAAAGAGAAAGAGATAATTGGTGCCGTAAAAGGGAAAGGGTTTTACATCAACTACACCAAAACCGGCAAGAACCTCAAAATATTCCTCTTGTTCAACAAGCTAAGCGCCCACAAGAAAATAATTTACGACTCCTTTGTCGAGCTGTTAGGGCCGGGGGTAGCCATTGATTTTTTCATCTACAACAATGACTTCCGCTTATTTCGGGACTTGATACAGCGGCAGGCCCGAAACCATACACACTATGTTATTATCGGCCATTTTTTCGAGGGGGGCGACAAAGCCGACGAATTGATTAATAGTCTGCCCAAGCATAAGCTGGTTATTCTGGACAAACTAATGGAAGGGGTTTCGGGGCAATATGCCGCTGTGTTTCAGAACTTTGAGAAAGATGTTTACCAGGCGCTTACCGAAGCCCTGCCACTACTGAAGAAATACACGACGCTTAACATTCTATTTCCGCATTACACCTATCACCCCAAAGCCATTTTGAATGGATTTTATAAGTTTTGTTTCGAGCACGGGTTCGAAACACGCGTGATCAACGACATCAACCATGAGGTGATTCGTCCGCAGAACGCCTATATAAATTTGATGGAAGAGGACCTGGTCGAACTTATCAAGCGAATAAAAACGACCCCCTACATCGTTGGGCAGGAGGTCGGTATACTGTCTTACAATGATACGCCTTTGAAAGAATTTTTGCTGGATGGCATTACGGTTATCTCCACCGATTTTGCTCAAATGGGCCGAACGGCCGCTCAATTGGTACTAAACGCCAGCGTTGAACACGTAGAGAATCCGTTTCATCTGGTCATCCGAAAATCGCTGTGA
- a CDS encoding TonB-dependent receptor plug (PFAM: TonB-dependent receptor plug; TonB-dependent receptor~KEGG: mxa:MXAN_4746 TonB-dependent receptor) — protein sequence MSCLFSSSYTQAKPFNHNTMKKLYQLVAFSVLAGYCTSHAFGQGVSKGSPPPRIMELMALASSAQHSTSSDPKVADVVVTGRVIDEKGSGLPGVSVVLKGSTQGTTTDGSGGYRISAPNSAATLVFSFVGYQKKEVLIGSQTSITVSLIPDDQTLSEVVVVGYGSQRRQDLTSAVSVINMRDIGEQPANNPNQILQGRAPGVVVKQKSGTPGGVFEVRVRGIGSLGAGSNPLYVIDGFAVGTTVGQNLNPNDIESVTVLKDAASTAIYGARGSNGVVLITTKQAKEGKVNVNLSLDYGIQAVPRSRRVTMLTGPEFAQFKKDIFMDQIRILQNREPAESEVPIGYRFPEQTKYSTNWFDLIMHDNAPYSDLNMTVSSGSGPLKSLISVGYYKEDGIIKNTNYDRISVRSNLGGQVNKFINVGLNINGTYTRQNLANTDGRSALVGGALLMDPRATPYNPDGSLIPYINGVDGVFGFPNPLFVLQNVYRKRNIADLLTNGFVELSFLRNFKFRTSANVKLTNNTYKEYVPSTIGLSVASGTAGAPPRIATQTDNTEELTNYSLDQLLTYKPQLSANHSLDVLVGYTAQQEKVRGFTGTGNTFPDDLVPFLGAASIRSASSTEFGWSMLAYLSRVNYSYKDKYLLSASFRREGSSRFGAKNKYGDFPAASIGWRITEESFMPKTAWLSDLKLRASWGVTGNNDIGNYPSLAFVGANNYILGNSFAAGKVVSSFANSELKWEKSNQLDIGMDLALFNSKLIFNAEYYRKITNDMLLPVSIPSVSGFTTSLDNIGKVENHGFELGAEFRTNIGQVNFRTNANISFNRNKILAIKGANDALYYGSFYGGYNVQKVGRPIGMIYGYKKLGIFNTQAEIDAAPKQDGVIPGGMKFADTNGDGVISYDTQDMVEIGNPNPAFTWAWTFAADYKKFDINLMFLGAQDFDIYRNIEASTMNMDGVFNVLDKAKDRWRSASNPGTNPSDVHAQGGTSYFKWSRESSDRYVYDGSYVWLKTVTIGYNFPKFKSILSNARVFVTGNNLLIFTKYPGNNPDAGVRNSNSVELNNDDESYPVPRTYAAGIKLNF from the coding sequence ATGAGTTGTCTGTTTTCAAGCAGCTACACTCAGGCTAAACCCTTTAATCATAACACTATGAAAAAGCTCTATCAGTTAGTTGCCTTTAGTGTATTGGCTGGCTATTGTACAAGCCATGCCTTTGGACAGGGTGTCAGTAAAGGCAGCCCACCGCCCCGTATAATGGAGCTGATGGCGTTGGCCAGTTCTGCGCAGCACTCAACGAGTAGCGATCCGAAAGTCGCTGATGTTGTTGTGACAGGGAGAGTGATTGATGAAAAGGGAAGTGGATTGCCGGGCGTTAGTGTCGTTCTGAAAGGATCAACACAGGGCACAACGACCGATGGTTCCGGGGGGTATCGGATTTCGGCCCCCAACTCGGCGGCAACGCTTGTTTTTAGTTTTGTAGGCTATCAAAAAAAGGAAGTACTGATCGGGAGCCAAACGTCGATAACCGTTTCCCTGATTCCGGACGATCAGACGCTCAGCGAAGTAGTTGTGGTGGGCTACGGTTCGCAACGTCGGCAGGATTTAACGTCGGCCGTTTCGGTCATTAATATGCGGGATATTGGCGAACAGCCCGCCAACAACCCTAACCAGATTCTTCAGGGACGCGCACCGGGCGTTGTTGTCAAACAAAAAAGTGGTACACCCGGTGGTGTGTTTGAGGTTCGGGTTCGGGGTATTGGCTCGCTGGGTGCCGGTAGTAACCCGCTGTATGTTATCGATGGATTTGCGGTTGGTACAACAGTTGGACAAAACCTCAACCCAAATGATATTGAGAGTGTCACGGTGCTGAAAGACGCAGCGTCTACGGCTATTTATGGTGCCAGAGGTTCTAATGGGGTAGTGCTCATTACGACCAAACAGGCTAAAGAAGGGAAAGTTAATGTCAACCTGTCCCTCGATTACGGGATTCAGGCAGTGCCCCGGTCCAGACGGGTAACCATGCTGACCGGTCCTGAATTTGCCCAGTTCAAGAAGGACATTTTTATGGATCAGATTCGCATTCTTCAGAATCGGGAACCCGCCGAAAGTGAAGTGCCTATTGGTTACCGGTTTCCGGAGCAGACCAAGTACTCGACCAACTGGTTTGACCTCATCATGCACGATAATGCGCCGTATTCGGACCTTAACATGACTGTCTCGTCTGGCTCGGGTCCGTTAAAATCGTTGATTTCGGTGGGGTATTACAAGGAAGACGGCATTATCAAAAATACAAATTATGATCGTATCTCCGTTCGCTCCAATCTGGGTGGGCAAGTCAATAAATTCATTAACGTTGGACTGAATATCAATGGTACCTACACCCGCCAGAACCTGGCCAACACCGATGGTCGAAGCGCCCTGGTAGGTGGAGCCTTATTGATGGACCCTCGGGCGACGCCTTACAATCCGGATGGGTCGCTAATTCCCTACATCAACGGAGTCGATGGAGTTTTTGGCTTCCCGAACCCGCTTTTTGTGCTGCAAAACGTATACCGCAAACGGAACATCGCCGATCTGTTGACCAATGGGTTTGTCGAGCTGTCCTTCCTGCGGAATTTCAAGTTCAGGACCTCCGCAAACGTAAAACTGACCAACAACACTTACAAAGAGTATGTGCCATCGACTATCGGCTTGTCGGTAGCGTCCGGTACGGCCGGTGCGCCCCCACGAATTGCTACCCAAACGGATAATACCGAAGAGCTGACGAATTACTCACTGGATCAGTTGCTTACCTACAAGCCGCAATTGTCGGCAAATCATAGTCTGGACGTTCTGGTAGGCTATACCGCTCAGCAGGAGAAAGTACGCGGCTTTACGGGTACTGGTAATACGTTTCCCGACGACCTGGTTCCGTTTCTAGGAGCGGCATCTATCCGGTCGGCTTCTTCCACTGAATTTGGCTGGAGTATGCTGGCCTATTTGAGTCGCGTCAATTACTCGTACAAAGACAAATACTTGCTCTCGGCGTCTTTCCGGCGGGAGGGAAGTTCGAGATTCGGGGCGAAGAATAAGTATGGTGATTTCCCGGCTGCTTCTATCGGCTGGCGCATCACCGAAGAATCGTTCATGCCCAAAACAGCCTGGCTCAGCGACCTGAAACTGCGGGCGAGCTGGGGCGTAACGGGTAACAACGATATTGGTAACTACCCAAGTCTGGCATTCGTTGGCGCCAACAACTACATTCTGGGAAACTCATTTGCAGCGGGTAAAGTCGTCAGCTCATTTGCTAACTCGGAGTTGAAATGGGAAAAATCGAATCAGCTGGATATCGGTATGGATCTGGCCCTGTTCAACAGCAAGCTGATTTTTAACGCCGAATATTACCGGAAGATTACCAACGACATGCTGCTGCCGGTATCCATTCCGTCGGTATCGGGCTTTACAACCAGTCTGGATAACATCGGTAAAGTAGAGAACCACGGGTTCGAACTGGGCGCTGAATTCCGGACCAACATTGGTCAGGTCAACTTTCGCACCAACGCCAACATCAGCTTTAACCGGAACAAGATTCTGGCTATTAAAGGCGCCAATGACGCACTGTATTATGGCAGCTTCTATGGAGGCTATAACGTTCAGAAGGTAGGACGCCCAATTGGTATGATTTACGGCTACAAAAAGCTGGGTATTTTTAACACGCAGGCCGAAATCGATGCAGCACCCAAGCAGGACGGGGTTATTCCGGGCGGTATGAAGTTCGCGGATACCAACGGTGATGGCGTTATTTCGTACGATACGCAGGACATGGTTGAGATTGGCAACCCGAATCCGGCCTTTACCTGGGCCTGGACATTTGCCGCAGACTATAAGAAGTTCGATATCAACCTGATGTTCCTCGGTGCGCAGGACTTCGATATTTACCGGAACATTGAGGCTTCGACTATGAATATGGATGGTGTATTCAACGTGCTCGATAAGGCCAAAGATCGCTGGCGGTCGGCTAGTAATCCGGGGACAAACCCATCTGACGTACACGCGCAGGGCGGTACCAGCTACTTCAAATGGTCTCGCGAAAGTAGCGACCGGTATGTGTATGATGGCAGTTATGTATGGCTGAAAACCGTTACCATTGGCTACAACTTCCCCAAGTTCAAATCCATCCTGAGCAATGCCCGGGTTTTCGTAACGGGTAACAACTTATTGATCTTCACAAAGTATCCCGGCAATAACCCGGATGCAGGTGTCCGGAACTCGAACTCGGTCGAATTAAACAATGACGACGAGTCTTATCCGGTTCCCAGAACCTATGCTGCCGGTATCAAACTGAACTTCTAA
- a CDS encoding RagB/SusD domain protein (PFAM: RagB/SusD domain protein), with amino-acid sequence MKNKLLIGTLLLCLGQFSCSDDLLVTTDPTRIGTDLFYKNETQFLQALNGVYGQLQNITSAAYIFQEFPSDNTTLDFNPLDRGGAAGWEAFEFSTVNQGNGEIANVWNLYYSALYNTNYTLEKLAGSTLDAAVKAPIEGQLKFLRAYFYFHLVQYFGDVVLVTSTLDKPDKAFELVRSPQADVWAQIEKDLKEAVPLLPTSFPASQLGRVTKGAALGLLGKVYLTQKKYSDAVTTLKQITGYSLNAVYSDNFNPARKNGPESLFEIQYQGGNDLGEWSTFAYVFAPRLSAGAVTGFANTTPGGRNIPTNDMIAAYEPGDLRKDASLKTSYTLNGTVVPIPYVIKFTYPHTITGRTDNNWPVLRYADVLLMLAEAINEQSGPTAEAYGLVNQVRTRAGLKALDGLDKAAFKAAVLRERRVELAFENHRWFDLKRTMTPAELTAFMNAHGAREKAKPTVDRGGIAFNALDYVYSDYEYFFPIPAPQILINNKLTQNAGYQ; translated from the coding sequence ATGAAAAATAAACTTCTTATCGGAACCCTTCTCCTTTGTCTGGGCCAGTTTTCGTGCAGTGATGATTTGCTGGTCACCACCGACCCGACCCGTATTGGCACCGACCTGTTTTATAAAAATGAAACGCAGTTTTTGCAGGCGCTAAACGGCGTATATGGGCAGTTACAGAATATTACCAGCGCAGCCTATATCTTCCAGGAGTTTCCGTCCGACAATACCACACTCGATTTCAACCCGCTCGACCGGGGCGGAGCGGCCGGCTGGGAAGCCTTTGAGTTCTCGACCGTTAACCAGGGCAATGGCGAAATTGCCAACGTCTGGAACCTGTATTATTCCGCCCTGTACAACACCAACTATACCCTGGAAAAACTGGCCGGTAGTACGCTCGATGCTGCCGTCAAAGCGCCCATCGAAGGGCAGTTGAAATTTTTGAGAGCTTACTTTTACTTTCATCTGGTTCAATATTTCGGGGATGTCGTACTGGTTACGTCGACGCTGGATAAGCCTGATAAAGCCTTTGAACTGGTTCGGTCTCCTCAGGCCGATGTGTGGGCGCAGATCGAGAAGGATTTAAAAGAGGCTGTTCCTTTACTACCGACTTCATTTCCCGCATCGCAGTTGGGTCGTGTTACCAAAGGGGCTGCTTTGGGCTTATTGGGGAAAGTTTACCTGACGCAGAAGAAATACAGCGATGCAGTGACGACCCTGAAACAGATAACCGGCTACTCGCTAAATGCCGTCTATTCGGATAATTTCAATCCTGCCCGAAAAAACGGCCCAGAATCCCTGTTTGAAATTCAGTATCAGGGGGGCAATGACTTGGGCGAATGGAGCACCTTTGCTTACGTATTCGCTCCCCGGCTGTCGGCAGGGGCCGTAACGGGATTTGCCAACACCACGCCCGGTGGACGGAATATTCCGACCAATGACATGATTGCGGCCTACGAACCCGGCGATCTGCGGAAGGATGCTTCGCTAAAAACCAGCTATACCCTGAACGGTACGGTCGTTCCTATCCCGTACGTGATTAAATTCACGTATCCCCACACCATCACGGGTCGTACGGACAACAACTGGCCGGTTCTGCGGTATGCCGATGTGCTGCTCATGCTGGCCGAAGCCATCAACGAGCAGTCGGGTCCAACGGCCGAAGCATACGGGCTTGTCAATCAGGTGCGTACACGGGCAGGGCTCAAGGCGTTGGATGGTCTCGATAAGGCAGCTTTCAAAGCGGCCGTGCTTAGGGAGAGACGCGTGGAATTGGCTTTTGAGAACCATCGCTGGTTCGATCTGAAACGGACCATGACACCCGCCGAACTGACTGCCTTCATGAACGCACACGGAGCCAGAGAAAAAGCAAAGCCAACAGTAGATCGGGGCGGTATAGCGTTTAATGCATTGGATTATGTTTACAGCGATTATGAATATTTTTTCCCGATTCCGGCACCTCAAATTCTGATTAATAATAAGCTAACTCAGAACGCGGGTTATCAATAA
- a CDS encoding protein of unknown function DUF1549 (PFAM: protein of unknown function DUF1549~KEGG: pat:Patl_0817 hypothetical protein), translating into MTVLTETFWLWQFLGRLHPLMVHFPVSLLCIALILEAVGWFRKSTELQAGIRAMVWIGTISSVVAAGLGLLLVNQDDYGGNTVIVHQWSGLATMALAILTVLALRSGRTSLYRGLLTTTVLGVSLAGHYGAMLTHGDDYLSSVLPFDKGGSSPVESETKFAFATVNQPLNDKQIGELNMEVRSILAHNCYSCHSATKTKGGLRLDKKELVMKGGEDGVILVAGHPEDSEIIRRIKLPAGHKEAMPTKGKRLSEHDVELLEYWIKQGAPWPSGPEKSIYRVAALEPRLPELPNAPAGITNPIDKFVNVYFQQHKLTWKNSVDDRTYIRRVSLDVVGLLPTPEQIKTFVADQRPDKRDLLVKELLNRNTDYAQHWLTFWNDALRNDYTGTGYITGGRFDITSWLYNSLKTNKPYNQFVRELVSPTKESAGFIKGIKWRGTINSSQRTEMQAAQNVSQVLLGLNLKCASCHDSFISDWKLADAYAFANVFADTTLEINRCDKPTGKKAGTRIIFEKLGTINGKATTDERLKELADFLVQPKDGRLYRTVVNRIWAQVMGRGIIEPVDVMDNDPWSQDLLDWLASDFVTNGYDIKKLMYTILTSKTYQLPSVGLKEADMITAPNFVFQGMVRRRLTAEQFADAVSLAFSPVYADTSIVEKQFPQQLKKEMPFPRASLVKNDPFLTALGRPNRETVSTSRSSQANLLQALELTNGEKFNDALKRGAQQWKATYPTSDVLVRNLYWKALGREPKPNEMAVAQKIVGKNPSTEGIQDLVWAISLHPEFQLIY; encoded by the coding sequence ATGACTGTATTAACTGAAACATTTTGGCTTTGGCAGTTTTTGGGCCGTCTGCACCCGCTGATGGTTCATTTTCCGGTAAGTTTATTGTGCATTGCACTCATACTCGAAGCGGTTGGCTGGTTCCGCAAATCGACCGAGTTACAGGCGGGTATCCGTGCCATGGTCTGGATCGGTACGATCAGTTCGGTGGTGGCGGCCGGGCTGGGACTGCTTCTGGTCAATCAGGACGATTACGGCGGCAACACCGTAATCGTGCACCAGTGGTCGGGTCTGGCAACGATGGCCCTCGCCATATTGACCGTTCTCGCCCTGCGCTCCGGCCGGACCAGTTTATACCGGGGGTTATTAACTACCACCGTGTTGGGCGTGAGCCTGGCGGGTCATTACGGAGCCATGCTCACCCACGGCGACGACTACCTGAGCAGCGTGTTGCCGTTCGACAAAGGGGGGAGTTCGCCGGTAGAAAGTGAAACCAAATTTGCCTTCGCTACTGTCAATCAACCCCTGAACGACAAGCAGATTGGCGAACTGAATATGGAGGTTCGGTCCATTCTGGCGCACAATTGTTACAGTTGTCATAGTGCCACCAAAACCAAAGGCGGTCTGCGGCTGGACAAGAAAGAGTTAGTGATGAAAGGGGGCGAGGATGGCGTTATTCTGGTGGCTGGCCATCCGGAAGATAGCGAAATCATCCGGCGGATCAAGCTCCCCGCCGGTCATAAAGAGGCTATGCCAACGAAGGGCAAACGCCTGTCTGAACATGACGTTGAGTTACTCGAATACTGGATTAAACAAGGCGCTCCCTGGCCAAGTGGCCCCGAAAAAAGCATTTACCGGGTAGCGGCTCTGGAACCCCGCTTACCTGAACTACCCAATGCCCCGGCCGGTATTACTAACCCCATCGACAAGTTTGTGAACGTCTATTTTCAGCAGCATAAACTGACCTGGAAGAACAGCGTAGACGATCGGACCTACATTCGTCGGGTTTCCCTGGATGTGGTGGGTTTACTGCCAACGCCCGAACAGATCAAGACATTCGTCGCTGACCAGCGACCCGACAAACGCGACCTGCTTGTTAAGGAGCTGCTAAATCGAAATACCGACTACGCTCAGCACTGGCTAACTTTCTGGAACGACGCCCTCCGCAATGATTATACCGGTACGGGCTACATTACCGGTGGTCGGTTCGACATTACCAGTTGGCTTTATAACTCGCTGAAAACCAACAAACCTTATAATCAGTTTGTGCGTGAACTGGTAAGCCCTACCAAAGAATCGGCGGGGTTTATCAAGGGCATCAAGTGGCGCGGAACGATTAATTCGAGCCAGCGCACCGAAATGCAGGCCGCGCAAAACGTATCGCAGGTGCTGCTTGGGCTCAATCTCAAGTGTGCGTCGTGTCACGATAGCTTTATAAGCGACTGGAAACTGGCCGATGCCTATGCCTTTGCCAACGTATTTGCCGATACAACCCTGGAGATCAATCGCTGCGATAAGCCGACAGGCAAAAAAGCCGGTACACGCATCATCTTCGAAAAACTGGGTACTATCAATGGCAAAGCAACTACCGACGAACGACTCAAAGAACTGGCCGATTTTCTGGTGCAGCCCAAAGACGGCCGATTGTACCGCACGGTGGTGAACCGGATTTGGGCGCAGGTGATGGGCCGGGGAATCATTGAGCCGGTCGATGTGATGGATAACGACCCTTGGAGTCAGGATCTGCTGGACTGGCTGGCGTCTGATTTCGTTACGAATGGCTACGACATCAAAAAGCTGATGTACACCATTCTAACCTCGAAAACCTATCAGCTTCCTTCTGTTGGGCTCAAAGAAGCGGACATGATCACGGCCCCCAACTTTGTTTTTCAGGGTATGGTACGCCGTCGCTTAACCGCCGAGCAGTTTGCCGATGCCGTCAGTCTGGCGTTCAGCCCGGTTTATGCCGACACATCGATTGTGGAGAAGCAGTTTCCGCAGCAACTCAAAAAAGAAATGCCGTTTCCACGGGCGTCTCTGGTTAAAAACGACCCGTTCCTGACTGCTCTGGGCCGCCCGAACCGCGAAACGGTCAGCACCAGCCGGTCGTCGCAGGCGAACCTGTTGCAGGCTCTGGAGCTAACCAACGGGGAGAAGTTCAACGATGCCCTTAAGCGCGGGGCTCAGCAATGGAAAGCTACCTACCCAACGTCGGATGTGCTGGTACGAAATCTCTACTGGAAAGCGCTGGGCCGGGAGCCAAAACCCAATGAAATGGCCGTTGCACAGAAAATTGTGGGCAAAAACCCCAGCACAGAGGGAATTCAGGATCTGGTATGGGCTATCAGCCTGCACCCCGAGTTTCAGTTAATTTATTGA
- a CDS encoding protein of unknown function DUF1501 (PFAM: protein of unknown function DUF1501~KEGG: pat:Patl_0814 twin-arginine translocation pathway signal) gives MNTNWNRREFLQKTSAATMAALAAGAPVSSLLSGCSRTRKPGETTGTADTVILLWMAGGMAHTETFDPKRYTPFEKGMEGNRVLSTFKSVPTVLDGIHFSDGLQSIGKVMDKGTLIRSYVAADMGHILHSRHQYHWHTSYEPPQTVAAPHIGSWIAKELGPKNPVIPAFVDIGQRFTVGEAEELKAFHTAGFLGNEYGPFFIPDPSQGLESVRPPVGMDAKRFERRNQLYNDLISGGPMGEFGSDYQKESLKRSMEQAYMLLNSPEAKAFDLSKEPKASYDIYNTGKFGLGCLLARRLTEQGARFISVTTEYEPFKGWDTHENGHTRLEDMKKQIDGPIAQLIKDLDKTGHLDRTIVILASEFSRDMMVEGRPDAKVREQVKQPEILSDLKFYGMHRHFTDGCSILMFGGGIKKGFVYGKTADERPCKTIENPIHIEGIHQTIYHALGIAPDTHYEVEKRPFYSTPDGKGKAVMDLLA, from the coding sequence ATGAATACGAACTGGAATAGACGGGAATTTCTACAAAAAACCAGTGCTGCAACCATGGCTGCCCTGGCAGCAGGAGCCCCTGTATCAAGCCTGTTATCGGGTTGCAGCCGGACGCGGAAGCCGGGTGAAACAACGGGCACCGCCGATACGGTCATTCTGCTCTGGATGGCGGGCGGTATGGCGCATACAGAAACGTTCGACCCCAAACGGTACACCCCTTTTGAGAAAGGGATGGAAGGAAACCGGGTGTTGAGTACCTTCAAATCGGTTCCGACCGTGCTGGATGGCATTCATTTTTCGGACGGGCTTCAGTCCATCGGAAAGGTGATGGACAAGGGAACGTTGATTCGATCCTACGTGGCTGCGGATATGGGGCACATCCTGCACTCCCGTCACCAGTACCATTGGCACACCTCTTATGAGCCACCCCAAACCGTAGCGGCTCCGCATATCGGTTCATGGATTGCTAAAGAGCTTGGCCCAAAAAATCCGGTCATCCCGGCATTTGTCGACATTGGTCAGCGGTTCACGGTGGGCGAGGCCGAAGAGTTGAAAGCTTTTCATACCGCCGGTTTTCTGGGGAATGAATATGGCCCGTTCTTTATTCCGGACCCAAGTCAGGGGCTGGAAAGTGTTCGGCCGCCGGTGGGCATGGATGCCAAACGATTTGAACGCCGGAACCAACTGTATAACGATCTGATCAGTGGCGGACCAATGGGCGAGTTTGGGAGTGATTACCAGAAGGAATCGCTCAAGCGGTCGATGGAACAGGCCTATATGCTGCTCAATTCGCCTGAAGCCAAGGCATTCGACCTGAGTAAAGAACCTAAAGCGAGCTACGACATTTATAATACCGGCAAGTTCGGGCTGGGCTGTTTGCTGGCCCGTCGTCTGACCGAACAGGGTGCCCGGTTTATTAGCGTCACAACTGAATACGAGCCGTTTAAAGGCTGGGACACCCATGAAAACGGACATACCCGGCTGGAAGACATGAAAAAACAAATTGATGGGCCTATTGCACAGCTCATCAAGGATTTGGATAAAACCGGCCACCTCGACCGGACCATTGTTATTCTGGCCAGCGAGTTCAGCCGGGATATGATGGTAGAAGGACGACCGGACGCTAAAGTACGGGAGCAGGTGAAGCAACCCGAAATTCTGTCCGACCTGAAATTCTACGGTATGCACCGTCACTTTACGGATGGCTGTTCGATTCTGATGTTTGGCGGAGGCATCAAAAAAGGATTCGTCTACGGCAAAACCGCCGATGAGCGCCCGTGTAAGACGATCGAGAATCCAATCCATATTGAAGGCATTCACCAGACGATCTACCACGCGCTGGGCATTGCCCCTGATACCCATTATGAAGTGGAAAAACGCCCATTCTATTCAACACCGGATGGAAAAGGGAAGGCCGTCATGGACTTGCTGGCGTAG